In Hirschia baltica ATCC 49814, the genomic stretch AAGGAAAGCGCATTTTTTTAAGGCCAGAGAAATTTCCCCAATGATCTCCGCCGAGCATAATCCAAGGATCGCTTCCAGCATTATTTCTGATGGTTGCAACCATTCGCGCATTCAATGGGATCAATTCTTTGCTCGTTAGCTCAGCCATTGGCTCATTGAGCACTTCAAAAATAATATTTTCGCCATGCCCGCGAAATCTTCTGGATATTTGTCGCCACATTGCATCCAAACGGTCAATATGTGCGGATGGCGTCTGCATGATTTCTTCATAATGATGCACATCAATAATAACCTTCAGACCGTTTAGAAGCGCGACATTGACGACATGTTCTACACGCGCAAAAAAGGCTGGGTCTATTATATAGGGTGCTTCTTTTTGAGTATGAGCTGACCACCTAATCGGTAATCTAATAGTTTCAAAACCTGCTTTGCCAATTTCTTGCAGATGCTCATCTTTAATAATGTATGTCCAATCGCCTTCATTGGGCGCATCAAGAGCATTCCCCATATTGATACAGCGCGAAATCGGACTTTCAGGAAGCGCCAGCTGGTGTGCGGAATAGGAAGATTGTGAATCTTCACTCTGATGTACATAGGCATATCCACCGCCAATAGTGCAGACAGAAAAAACGGCCCCCAACAATCCCCACCAAATTTGTTTCATCGCTCTATTACCTAATATATCAAAACCAATTTCAGACGGGCTCTACTGTGAATATTCAGAGCCAATGCCTTTATATGTCTGCATCCCTATTATATCGTCACATATGTTTTCAATTCCAAAACACAGCGCATGCAGCTTGATGTTTCGTGCTGAAGGTGCCCTCTTTGGGCAAAACTGTTATAATTGCCAAAACAAACCATTATTCCAAACACCAATAACGCGATCTTTAAAAGAAAAATATAACCCGTAAAAAGATATGGTATTCAAAGGGCCTAATTCACTCTAAACAAGGCCCCTACTTGAATCTGGAGAAGTTTGATGTCCCTTGACGCTGTTGTGTCCGCTATTGCCCCTGTATCCATGTCTCAGCGTGAAAATGCACCAGAAGCATTTGCAAAAGAACTCGGTGAAAGCTTTAAGCGTTATGGATTTGCGGTTCTTGCAGATCACGGTTTGGACCAAAATGTGCTTGATACAGCTCTAGAACGCACAAAAACATTTTTTGCAATGTCAGACGTTGAAAAGGCTAAGTATAAACATACACCTGAAGGTCAGCGCGGTTATTTCCCATTCGGACAAGAAATTGCAAAAGATGCAAAACATGTAGATCTAAAAGAATTCTGGCACATTGCGCGGGATCTACCCGAAGGTCATCCCTATTCAGACATCATGCCGCCCAACATCTCCATAGATGAAATACCTGATTGGCATCAGCAGACATACGCTATGTTTGAAGCATTGGACCAACTTGGTTTAAAAGTGTTGTCTTCAATAGCAATTTATCTGGGTCTTGAAGAAAACTGGTTTGATGATGCAATGCGGGATGGAAACTCCATACTTCGCATGCTCCATTATCCAGCTCAGGAGACGCCACCTCCAGAGGGGTCTGTGCGTGCCGCAGAACATGGTGATATTAACGTCATCACTCTTCTCTTGGGTGCTGAGGAAGGTGGGCTAGAGGTCAAAGACCGCGACGGTCTTTGGCTCCCTATTACACCGCCAGCTGGATGTCTCGTTGTCAATGTAGGTGATATGCTGGAGCGTCTTACAAATCACATATTGCCATCAACACTTCATCGTGTTGTGAACCCAAAACCAGAGCGCTCAAAATTTGCCAGATATTCCACACCATTCTTCGCACATTTTAGACCAGATTTTGAAATCAAAACCCTAGAAACCTGCATATCTGACGAAAATCCTAATCGGTATGAACAATCAATCTCTGCGAACGATTTCCTACTGCAAAGATTAAAAGAAATCGGCCTAATCTAGCATTTAGCCAATCATTCAGTTGGATTTACGCGTCCTCGTAATTTTTTAACCTGCCCACGTTTTGTTTTCGTGTCAGTGCGTTTACGTTTAGCTGACAGGCTAGGTCTTGAGGCGACTCTAAATTTTGGCCGATGAGCAGCTTCATTAAGCATGCTCAACAGACGCTCACGGGCATCTTCTCGGTTCAATTGTTGGGTTCTGTGTTGCTGCGCCTTGATAATAATCCCGCCATCTTTGGTGATTTTAGAAGATAGCTTCGCTCTCATTCTGCGCTTAGTGGTTTCAAAAATAGTATCACAATTGAGAAAGTCGAACCTTAACTGAACAGCAGTAGAGACCTTGTTCACATTCTGACCTCCAGGCCCACCTGCGCGAATAAAGCTCTCCTCCAAAAACGGTTCAATGTCTGTAAAAGTTATATTTGTCATAGTGTTAAGCCGTGCAGGGCCTCTATAATATTGCTTCAATACGAGCACAAATCCTGCATTTCACTCAGGAAAACGTGATGTTTATGAACAGATGTGTTCAGCTTCAGTTCATACTAAGGGCCGCAGAATTTAGCTAAGTTAGCGCATGAATGTACGTTTACATTCTTATAGACTTATCAGCGCTATTTGAAAAATAACAGGAGAACCTGTTCATGGCTTCAATAAAATCAATGTATTCAGCGTTTAGCATCGCTGGCCTCGTCGCCACAAGCCTTGCTATTTCCCCGAGTGCATTTGCTCAAAACTACGAGAGATCATCCCGTCAACAAGAGCTTGCTGGTGCCCACCATGCAGAGCGTAAAGGCTCAGCTCAACGCGTATCCCAAAACCGAAAGCATAATGATCACCGGAACGCAGGTAACCGCGCAGATCGTAATGATTATCGTGGCGACAACCGCTCAAACCGCAATAACAATGATCGCGCTTACCGGAACTCAGATTATGATCGTCAGTGGCAACATGCAGACAAAAACTACAACAACCATAACAGCCATGACAATCGCTATAAAAACAATAGAAACACGCGTCCGCCGGCTGTTTATCAAAAACACCGCACAACACCCGTTTATCGTAGCGCAACTCATATAAACGGTTTTTACAACCCAAGAAGCTTCCGTGACAGGCGCTTTTACGGCACACGGCAGCATGGTCATTATCATGCAGGATATGACCATTTATATTGTCCAAATCACTCTGGAACGCGCTACCATATAGGTGGAAGATATAACCGTGCAAATACAAGTATCGTGATTAGCAATTATGGTCGCTATGGCTTACATGAACCGCCGCGCGGTCATCATTGGGTTCGCGACAGAGATAATGGTGACGCGATCTTAGCCTCCGTAGCAACAGGCGCAATTATAGGGCTGGTGGTCGGTATCATCGCCTCTGAACATGACGACCACAATGATCGTTATTATCGCCGGTACTAATCCCCAAAATCTAATCCAAAAAAAAGGCGTTGAGTGATAAACTCAACGCCCTTTTCTATTTCAGCAATTGGAAACTAAATACCAAGTTTGCTCTTTAGAATTTCATTCACGGCTTGCGGATTTGCTTTACCGCCAGACAATTTCATCGCCTGCCCCACAAACCAGCCAAGTGCTTTAGGCTTTTTATGACCTTCAGCAAATTGCGCTTTTACTTGCTCAACTTGGTCTGGGTTTGCAGCCATGATTTCGTCAACCACTTTTTCAATTGCACCCGTGTCTGTGACTTGTTTCAAGCCATCACGTTCAACAATTGCTGCAGGATTAGCATCATCTTCTTCAATCAGTTTCTGAAAGACGTCTTTCGCGATTTTACCAGAAATGGTTTTGTTCGCGATCAAATCAATCAGCCCGCCCAATTGCTTTGCAGAAACAGGGCTGTC encodes the following:
- a CDS encoding glycoside hydrolase family 5 protein, whose translation is MKQIWWGLLGAVFSVCTIGGGYAYVHQSEDSQSSYSAHQLALPESPISRCINMGNALDAPNEGDWTYIIKDEHLQEIGKAGFETIRLPIRWSAHTQKEAPYIIDPAFFARVEHVVNVALLNGLKVIIDVHHYEEIMQTPSAHIDRLDAMWRQISRRFRGHGENIIFEVLNEPMAELTSKELIPLNARMVATIRNNAGSDPWIMLGGDHWGNFSGLKKMRFPYDPRIIVTFHDYGPFEFTHQGASFTAKDYPTGRVWGTEQERKDVISLFSEARQLGAELRKPIFLGEFGVYKRVPESERAKWIKYYRQSAEDAGIGWCLWDFGAAFAIYDEETKSWSPPILEALFD
- a CDS encoding isopenicillin N synthase family dioxygenase yields the protein MSLDAVVSAIAPVSMSQRENAPEAFAKELGESFKRYGFAVLADHGLDQNVLDTALERTKTFFAMSDVEKAKYKHTPEGQRGYFPFGQEIAKDAKHVDLKEFWHIARDLPEGHPYSDIMPPNISIDEIPDWHQQTYAMFEALDQLGLKVLSSIAIYLGLEENWFDDAMRDGNSILRMLHYPAQETPPPEGSVRAAEHGDINVITLLLGAEEGGLEVKDRDGLWLPITPPAGCLVVNVGDMLERLTNHILPSTLHRVVNPKPERSKFARYSTPFFAHFRPDFEIKTLETCISDENPNRYEQSISANDFLLQRLKEIGLI
- the arfB gene encoding alternative ribosome rescue aminoacyl-tRNA hydrolase ArfB, producing the protein MTNITFTDIEPFLEESFIRAGGPGGQNVNKVSTAVQLRFDFLNCDTIFETTKRRMRAKLSSKITKDGGIIIKAQQHRTQQLNREDARERLLSMLNEAAHRPKFRVASRPSLSAKRKRTDTKTKRGQVKKLRGRVNPTE
- a CDS encoding RcnB family protein translates to MASIKSMYSAFSIAGLVATSLAISPSAFAQNYERSSRQQELAGAHHAERKGSAQRVSQNRKHNDHRNAGNRADRNDYRGDNRSNRNNNDRAYRNSDYDRQWQHADKNYNNHNSHDNRYKNNRNTRPPAVYQKHRTTPVYRSATHINGFYNPRSFRDRRFYGTRQHGHYHAGYDHLYCPNHSGTRYHIGGRYNRANTSIVISNYGRYGLHEPPRGHHWVRDRDNGDAILASVATGAIIGLVVGIIASEHDDHNDRYYRRY